In the bacterium genome, CGTGGCTCCGGCGCGCGTGACGGGCGCCACCAGCAGATCGTCGCCCCACAGGTACTGACCGCCGAGGTCCCACGCGCGCGGGTCCTCGGGGTAATTCAGGACGAGCGGCCGCATCAGCGGCAGCCCCTGGCGATGCGCCTGCCACGCGAGCGTGTACGTGTAGGGCATCAGGCGATACCGGAGTTCGAGATAGCGCCGGCAGATGTCCTCCACTTCCGGGCCGTGCGCCCACGGCACGTGATCGCGCCAGACGTGGCCGTGCGACCGGAACACCGGACAGAACGTCCCGAACTGAAACCATCGCACGAACAACTCGGGGCTTTCCGGTACTGCGTGGTAGAAGCCGCCGATGTCCGTGCCCCAGTAGGGCACGCCCGACATGGCCATGCTGAGTCCGGCGGGGATCTGTCCTTCCAGGGTTGCGAAGGTGTTGTTGATGTCACCCGACCAGCACGCCCCGCCGTGGCGCTGCATGCCGGGACCGCCGGACCGGCACAGGAGGTACACCCGCCCCCGCGGCCGGTCGGCCGCCTCTCCGTCCGCGAACGCCTGCATTCGCAGCACATCGTAGCGGTTGTCCAGGACGGCGCCCGGCCCGCCCGCCAGACGCGCCCACGACGGCGGTCCCTCGCCGCCGTCGAGCCACCAGGCGTCCACACCCCACCGCGCCAGCTCGCCGTGCTGGCGCCACCACCACTCCCGGACCTCACGTTGGGAGAAGTCCAGATACCGCTGTCCCTCCTGGTAGGATGCCGGCGGACGCGACTCCCGTGGCGACGCCGGCGCGTACCCGGCGTCGACCAGGTACTCCCTCGAGGCGGCGTCCGGGTAGCCCGGCGACTCGGGATGCAGGACGGGGTACTCGTGGGTCATCACGTGGAAGTGGCGCTTCCGGAGATCGCCGAAGAACGCCTCCGGCTCCGGGATGAGCGTCGGCTCGCACTCGAGATGCCCGACCCCCCGGTTCCACCCGAGGGCCTCGCCGTACGTCGACAAGAAGATGAGCGTGTCGCAGGGCAGCCGCTTCTCCCGGATCGTGTCGGACAGCCGGCGCAGTTCGTCGCGGTCATGGAAATGGCGCGAGGACTGCATATATCCGAGCGCCCAGCGGGGAGGCATCGGCGCGCGGCCGAGGAGTGCGGCCGCCTCTCCCAGCACGTCGCGCGGACCTACGCCGGCGAGATAGTACAGCACCAGCGGCCCTGAGTCGCACGCATACTCGATCCAAAACCGGCCGTCGGAGCGCCCCACGTCCACCGACGCCGCGGACGAGTTGTCAAAGAACAGACCGTAGCCTCGGTGGGACACCAGCAGCGGAATCGAGATGTCCGAGCCGTAGCCGTGGCTGACATGCTTGGTCCACAGGCGGCGGGACACGCCCAGCCGGTCGAACGGCGGGCCGCTTTCGCCGAGGCCGTAGAAGTGCTGTTCGCCCACGATCTCGACGCGGAGAAGGGGATGCGGCGCAAGACGCACCTCCGCGAGCGGAAGGCGCAGGCGCACCTCGCCGGCCCGGTTCGCGAACTCGAGACGCGCCGGCTCGGGGGCGAGCGTGAGCACCAGCGCGCCGGTGTCAAGCGTCTCCGGCGGCGCGACCGCCCGCGCCCCCGCGGCGGCCGCGGACACCTGTTCCGGCTCTGGAAGGAACGAGGCGCCCGCGCCGTCCGGCCCGATCACCACGCGCACGATCGACGGGCTGCGGGCGGCGACGGTCAGCGGAACCGGCGTCGCCGCCCACGTCACCCCTGTGCCGGCCTTTAGTTCCATCGGCCCTGCATCAGCGGCTTCGCGTCCGCGGCGGCCTGCTCCATCGCCTGCTTGGCGGACGCCTTCCCGGTCCAGACGAGATCGAACGCCGGGACGACCGCCTTGGCATAGATCTGCTGAAGATTCCGCAGCCAGTACTCCGGCGCCTGATGCGGGATGTAGCGCTTGACGTAGGCCGGGAGGAGCGCCTTGGCCCCGGGCGGATAGACCCCCGGCTTGCCGCTGAGCCACGCGTCCGTCATGGCCGAGTTGTCGTAGTATTCGCGCTGCGGCGGCATCCAGAGGCCGTCCTTGAACAGGTCGACCGCCTTCGG is a window encoding:
- a CDS encoding TIM-barrel domain-containing protein, whose product is MELKAGTGVTWAATPVPLTVAARSPSIVRVVIGPDGAGASFLPEPEQVSAAAAGARAVAPPETLDTGALVLTLAPEPARLEFANRAGEVRLRLPLAEVRLAPHPLLRVEIVGEQHFYGLGESGPPFDRLGVSRRLWTKHVSHGYGSDISIPLLVSHRGYGLFFDNSSAASVDVGRSDGRFWIEYACDSGPLVLYYLAGVGPRDVLGEAAALLGRAPMPPRWALGYMQSSRHFHDRDELRRLSDTIREKRLPCDTLIFLSTYGEALGWNRGVGHLECEPTLIPEPEAFFGDLRKRHFHVMTHEYPVLHPESPGYPDAASREYLVDAGYAPASPRESRPPASYQEGQRYLDFSQREVREWWWRQHGELARWGVDAWWLDGGEGPPSWARLAGGPGAVLDNRYDVLRMQAFADGEAADRPRGRVYLLCRSGGPGMQRHGGACWSGDINNTFATLEGQIPAGLSMAMSGVPYWGTDIGGFYHAVPESPELFVRWFQFGTFCPVFRSHGHVWRDHVPWAHGPEVEDICRRYLELRYRLMPYTYTLAWQAHRQGLPLMRPLVLNYPEDPRAWDLGGQYLWGDDLLVAPVTRAGATQWPVYLPAGVWYDFWTHERYEGPHGVGAAAPLDRLPLFVREGAIIPMGPAVQYHDERPLDEVTLLIYGGQKSSFTLYEDDGATRGYEQGRCALTEVECVSNAAGLTVRIAAPKGEASLIPAGRAYTLQVHAPKPPRGVRLDGHGDVARQHPCTAEGWWHDGGHFVFIRVPRTPASVTIGW